One part of the Vicia villosa cultivar HV-30 ecotype Madison, WI linkage group LG6, Vvil1.0, whole genome shotgun sequence genome encodes these proteins:
- the LOC131612660 gene encoding alpha-L-arabinofuranosidase 1-like, with translation MSFLPSFTSFIFSLVVCLIIFEYHVDANSNDITSKLVIDAGSGRLIPDTFFGAFFEEINHAGAGGLWAELVNNRGFEAEVSTNGTSNIYPWTIIGENQSSIIVSTEHSSCFERNKIALRMDVLCHKKSCPRGGVGISNPGFWGMNIEEGKKYKVVFYVRSLGPINLQVSFVGSDNGVKIASTKIRAFGVNVTKWSKMETFLEAKSTNHNSNLQITTTKKGVLWLDQISAMPLDTYKGHGFRRDLFEMLADLKPKFFRFPGGCYVEGDYLRNAFRWKDTVGAWEERPGHYGDVWKYWTDDGFGYFEGLQLSEDLGAFPIWVFNNGISHHDEVNTSAISPFVQEALDGIEFARGSPKSKWGSLRASMGHPHPFDLRYVAVGNEDCGKYNYEGNYLKFYEAIKHNYPDIQIISNCDGSQQPLNHTADLYDFHIYSNSKEMFSQYTRFDNALRSGPKAFVSEYAVWKEDAGNGSLYAAVAEAAFLIGLEKNSDVVSMVAYAPLFVNTNDRAWMPDAVVFNSYESYRTPSYWLQQFFIDSSGATFLNSILQNSSSSIVASAIQYKNSQDGNNYLKVKAVNFGNATENFNILINGLKSKVQQFGSSMVVLTSSNKMDENSFSEPTKIVPKRTPLFNASNDMIVALPPYSVTSLDLLI, from the exons ATGTCTTTCTTACCTTCTttcacttcttttattttctcctTAGTTGTATGTTTGATCATTTTTGAATATCACGTAGATGCTAACTCTAACGATATCACATCAAAACTAGTGATTGATGCCGGTTCTGGAAGACTTATTCCAGATACATTTTTTGGAGCTTTTTTTGAA GAGATAAATCATGCTGGAGCTGGGGGATTATGGGCAGAACTTGTGAATAATAGAG GTTTTGAAGCAGAAGTTTCCACTAATGGGACCTCAAATATTTATCCATGGACAATTATTGgagaaaatcaatcatccattatcGTATCAACCGaacattcttcttgttttgagcGTAATAAAATTGCATTACGTATGGATGTTCTTTGTCATAAAAAATCTTGTCCTCGAGGTGGTGTCGGTATTTCCAATCCAGGTTTCTGGGGAATG AATATTGAGGAAGGGAAGAAATATAAAGTAGTGTTCTATGTTAGATCACTTGGTCCAATTAATTTACAAGTTTCATTTGTTGGATCTGATAATGGTGTCAAAATAGCTTCAACCAAAATAAG AGCTTTTGGAGTTAATGTTACAAAGTGGAGTAAGATGGAAACATTTCTTGAAGCCAAAAGTACTAATCACAATTCAAATCTacaaataacaacaactaaaaaagGAGTATTATGGTTAGATCAAATCTCAGCCATGCCATTAGATACATACAAG GGTCATGGTTTCCGAAGAGATCTTTTTGAAATGTTGGCGGATTTGAAGCCAAAATTTTTTAGATTTCCAg GTGGTTGTTATGTTGAAGGAGATTATTTGAGAAATGCTTTTAGGTGGAAAGATACAGTTGGAGCATGGGAAGAGAGACCTGGCCACTATGGTGATGTCTGGAAGTATTGGACAGATGATGGATTTGGTTATTTTGAGGGGCttcaa TTATCTGAGGATCTTGGTGCATTTCCAATTTGGGTGTTTAATAATGGTATTAGTCATCATGATGAAGTTAATACGTCTGCGATATCACCATTTGTGCAA gaAGCCTTAGATGGTATTGAGTTTGCGAGAGGTTCTCCAAAATCAAAATGGGGTTCTCTTAGAGCTTCCATGGGACATCCACACCCATTTGATTTGAGATATGTTGCAGTAGGAAATGAAGATTGTGGTAAATATAATTATGAAGGAAATTATCTCAAATTTTATGAAGCTATAAAACATAATTATCCTGACATTCAGATTATCTCAAATTGTGACGGTTCTCAACAACCACTCAATCATACAGCAGATCTTTATGATTTTcat atttattcaaattcaaaggagatGTTTTCCCAATATACAAGGTTTGATAATGCATTACGATCCGGACCAAAG GCATTTGTTAGTGAGTATGCTGTTTGGAAGGAAGATGCGGGAAATGGAAGCCTTTACGCAGCTGTGGCTGAGGCTGCATTTCTTATTGGACTTGAAAAAAATAG TGATGTCGTCAGCATGGTTGCCTATGCACCCCTCTTTGTAAACACAAATGACAGAGC TTGGATGCCAGATGCAGTTGTATTTAACTCTTATGAAAGTTATAGAACTCCAAGTTATTGGCTCCAACAATTTTTTATTGACTCTAGTGGAGCAACCTTTCTTAATTCAATTCTTCAAAATTCTTCTAGCTCAATTGTTGCATCAGCAATTCAGTATAAAAATTCTCAAGATGGAAACAATTATCTAAAAGTCAAG GCAGTGAATTTTGGAAATGCAAcggaaaattttaatattttaataaatggtttaaaatcaaaagttcaacaaTTTGGTTCGTCAATGGTGGTGCTTACATCCTCCAATAAAATGGATGAGAATTCTTTCTCAGAACCAACAAAG ATTGTGCCTAAAAGAACTCCACTTTttaatgcaagcaatgacatgATTGTTGCTCTTCCTCCTTATTCAGTTACATCACtagatttattaatttaa